In Fodinibius saliphilus, a genomic segment contains:
- a CDS encoding sugar phosphate isomerase/epimerase family protein encodes MNRKSFLKVAGLIAVSVSVPGLAKAASLYSNSSSESFFDISLAEWSLHRHIFDDKIDHLEFPAIAKNEFGINAVEYVNQFFADKVNDKSYLDEMNSRCEDLGVEQLLIMVDGEGDLAVTDKQKRKASVENHYKWVEAAEYLGCHSIRVNTYGDGTPQEQKRAAVDGLGRLAEFASDYDINIIVENHGGYSSHGQWLSEVMDEVEMENCGTLPDFGNFCIKKKGDSRWEGECVEEYDRYQGVKEMMPYAKGVSAKSYAFNQQGQETTIDFRKMLNIIHMAGYNGHIGIEYEGEGLSEFEGIKATKSLLLNIEKQLSTK; translated from the coding sequence ATGAATAGAAAAAGTTTTCTTAAAGTAGCCGGACTGATTGCTGTATCGGTCAGCGTACCAGGGCTTGCAAAAGCGGCATCTTTGTACTCAAATTCCAGTTCGGAATCCTTTTTTGATATTTCATTGGCAGAGTGGAGTCTGCATCGTCATATTTTTGATGATAAGATTGATCACCTCGAATTTCCAGCAATAGCTAAAAATGAGTTTGGTATTAATGCTGTAGAATATGTGAACCAGTTCTTCGCTGATAAAGTAAATGATAAGTCCTACTTGGACGAAATGAACAGTCGATGTGAGGATCTGGGCGTTGAGCAATTGCTTATTATGGTTGATGGGGAAGGAGACTTAGCAGTAACTGACAAGCAAAAGCGCAAAGCCTCTGTTGAAAATCATTATAAATGGGTGGAAGCTGCAGAATACCTTGGTTGTCATTCAATTCGGGTTAATACCTATGGGGATGGCACACCTCAAGAACAGAAACGGGCAGCGGTGGATGGCTTGGGACGGCTTGCTGAATTTGCCAGCGACTACGATATAAATATAATCGTTGAAAACCATGGGGGATATTCATCTCATGGCCAATGGCTTAGTGAGGTGATGGATGAAGTAGAAATGGAAAACTGCGGTACGCTACCTGATTTCGGTAACTTCTGTATCAAAAAGAAAGGAGATAGCCGATGGGAAGGTGAATGCGTTGAGGAGTACGATCGCTACCAGGGAGTTAAAGAGATGATGCCGTATGCAAAAGGAGTTAGTGCAAAGAGTTACGCTTTTAACCAGCAGGGACAGGAAACAACGATCGATTTTAGAAAAATGCTCAATATAATTCATATGGCTGGTTACAACGGGCATATTGGAATAGAATATGAAGGCGAAGGCCTGAGCGAATTTGAAGGTATTAAAGCCACCAAATCACTGCTATTGAATATAGAAAAGCAATTAAGTACAAAGTAA
- a CDS encoding LacI family DNA-binding transcriptional regulator, whose protein sequence is MKVTLKDIAEDTGYSISTISRALNGLDKTSTKAKREILKSARKLNYPLHNKIDSAAATGELNVMLITGVEIGEFYASFFNGINNAASREKVRLSLTSLENEIPDLQEIAANIEDESYNGLIINTPRFSTAQYRELKEALPEDFPVISNEVLDNQIFDTVGFDNYSAGNLVAKHFEERGYKSCGIIQGPSEKTAARQRGHGFTDYVTRVEGMEMLLEVEGNYSFDSGVQAFETFEKLEEKPRAIFSANDNMCKAFMKEAMLQGYTFPDDIAIVGFDDLPMCRNHRPTISSVHTDYELLGKVSIQKMKEMLANPEDPKTLLSLVPVELNIRESS, encoded by the coding sequence GTGAAAGTTACACTTAAAGATATTGCTGAAGATACCGGTTATTCTATTTCGACAATTTCTCGTGCCTTAAATGGACTTGATAAAACCAGTACTAAAGCCAAACGAGAAATCCTTAAAAGTGCTCGTAAGCTTAACTATCCCCTGCACAATAAAATTGATAGTGCAGCAGCAACCGGAGAGCTAAATGTTATGCTCATAACCGGCGTAGAGATAGGAGAATTTTATGCCTCATTTTTTAACGGTATCAATAATGCTGCTTCTCGAGAGAAGGTTCGGTTGAGTTTAACCAGTCTTGAAAATGAAATTCCTGATCTCCAGGAAATTGCAGCTAACATTGAAGATGAATCCTATAATGGACTTATCATCAATACTCCTCGTTTCAGTACGGCTCAGTATCGAGAACTCAAAGAAGCACTGCCTGAAGACTTTCCCGTTATTTCTAATGAGGTTCTCGATAACCAGATCTTTGACACCGTTGGCTTTGACAATTACAGTGCCGGCAATCTTGTTGCAAAACACTTTGAAGAACGCGGATACAAAAGCTGCGGAATCATCCAAGGACCTTCAGAAAAAACTGCAGCCCGACAACGAGGACATGGATTTACAGATTATGTAACCCGTGTTGAAGGGATGGAAATGCTACTGGAGGTCGAAGGCAACTATTCATTTGATTCTGGCGTACAGGCATTCGAGACTTTTGAAAAGTTAGAGGAGAAACCACGTGCAATCTTTTCTGCCAATGACAATATGTGTAAAGCCTTTATGAAAGAGGCTATGCTTCAGGGCTATACCTTCCCCGATGATATTGCTATTGTTGGCTTTGATGACCTGCCGATGTGCCGTAACCACCGCCCTACAATTTCTTCAGTCCATACCGATTATGAGCTGCTGGGGAAAGTATCGATCCAAAAGATGAAAGAAATGCTGGCAAATCCAGAAGATCCTAAAACCTTGCTAAGCCTCGTCCCCGTAGAACTTAATATTCGGGAATCCTCTTAA
- a CDS encoding methylmalonyl-CoA mutase family protein, whose protein sequence is MSKDTATSTEANNSVATKEPASKKGGQPKVYDADHKIRFVTAASLFDGHDASINIMRRILQSSGAEVIHLGHNRSVQEIVDCAIQEDVQGIAISSYQGGHMEYFKYMVDLLEERGAGHIHVFGGGGGVIVDEEREELHEAGVCRIFSVEDGSEMGLQGMINYMLEKCDYDTADIESVDAQKITERDTKTLARCISALENGHKEIIKFEDDKLLDGKGNVIPDQKNGHPIPLIGITGTGGAGKSSLTDELVRRFLTEFEDINLAVISIDPSKVRTGGALLGDRIRMNSIEPDRVFMRSLATRASNRATSLSVKGAIEICKTAGFDLVIVETSGIGQSDTEIVNISDIPMYVMTSEYGAATQLEKINMLDLAELVVLNKFEKKGSLDALRDVRKQIKRNRGAWNANAEDMPVYPTIAAQFNDEGVNRLFKALVDTINGHYSLNWETALYNNPEPAEDIQAQAIIPGKRQRYLSEISESIRDYHSWAEKQSEIASKLDEVEGTLEQIERWDPDGSDNFEDRLQTMREHWLSKLDSRCKKILEGWDELYDEYRSEYVEVQVRDRTFKNKMFRESLSGLDIPRVALPKTKHKGEQLKFALKENLPGYYPFTAGVFEFKREGEDPTRMFAGEGTPERTNKRFHYLSEGMPAARLSTAFDSVTLYGEDPDHRPDIYGKIGNSGVSICTLDDMKKLYSGFELTSRKTSVSMTINGPAPMILAMFMNTAIDQEIERYLKENGKWEEAQKKIKAYFEKRDVDAPQYNSELPDTNDEFGLGLLGITGDKLVDDEVYEEIKEKTLSVVRGTVQADILKEDQAQNTCIFSTEFALKMMGDIQQYFTNHEVRNYYSVSISGYHIAEAGANPITQAAFTLANGFTYVEYYLSRGMDIDKFAHNLSFFFSNGLDPEYAVIGRVARRIWAVAMREKYGANKRSQKLKYHIQTSGRSLHAQEIQFNDIRTTLQALLAIYDNCNSLHTNAYDEAITTPTEESVRRALAIQLIINKEMGTAKNENINQGSYFIEEMTDLVEEAILSEFDRLTERGGVLGAMENMYQRGKIQDESLHYESKKHSGEKPIIGVNTFQNDEADGTEEEKEVDLIRSTKEEKEQQIESLQAFWKRNEPEAEEAIERLKEVARNNGNTFEELMETVKVASLGQISRALYEVGGQYRRNM, encoded by the coding sequence ATGTCCAAAGATACAGCAACATCTACAGAGGCCAATAACTCGGTTGCAACTAAAGAGCCGGCTTCAAAAAAAGGCGGTCAGCCAAAAGTCTATGATGCAGATCATAAGATTCGATTTGTAACAGCCGCTAGTTTATTTGATGGCCACGATGCCAGTATCAATATAATGCGTCGTATTTTACAGAGTAGCGGGGCCGAAGTGATCCACTTGGGACACAATCGCTCGGTACAGGAGATTGTCGATTGTGCTATTCAGGAAGATGTGCAGGGTATCGCCATCAGTTCGTACCAAGGGGGGCATATGGAGTATTTTAAGTATATGGTTGACCTACTTGAGGAACGAGGAGCCGGACATATCCACGTGTTTGGTGGCGGTGGAGGTGTTATTGTCGATGAAGAGAGAGAAGAACTACACGAAGCCGGTGTTTGCCGTATTTTTTCTGTGGAAGATGGCAGTGAGATGGGGCTACAGGGAATGATAAATTATATGCTCGAAAAATGTGATTATGATACAGCTGATATAGAATCAGTTGATGCTCAAAAAATTACTGAGCGCGATACAAAAACCCTGGCACGGTGTATCTCGGCTCTTGAAAATGGCCATAAAGAGATAATAAAATTTGAGGATGACAAACTGCTTGATGGGAAGGGAAATGTGATTCCTGATCAAAAAAATGGGCATCCTATTCCTCTAATTGGAATTACGGGAACGGGGGGAGCAGGTAAAAGTTCTCTTACAGATGAGTTGGTAAGACGATTTTTAACTGAGTTTGAAGATATTAATTTAGCTGTTATCTCTATTGATCCCTCTAAAGTACGTACTGGCGGGGCTCTTTTGGGTGATCGAATCCGAATGAATAGTATTGAGCCGGACCGGGTGTTTATGCGTAGTCTGGCTACTCGGGCCAGCAACAGAGCAACAAGTCTATCAGTAAAGGGAGCGATAGAAATTTGCAAGACCGCAGGTTTTGACCTGGTTATTGTTGAAACAAGTGGGATTGGTCAAAGTGATACCGAAATTGTCAATATTTCTGATATCCCAATGTATGTAATGACCAGCGAATATGGGGCAGCTACCCAGCTCGAGAAAATTAATATGCTGGATCTGGCCGAATTGGTTGTACTGAATAAGTTTGAGAAGAAGGGATCTCTGGATGCCCTGCGCGACGTGCGAAAACAGATCAAACGTAATCGTGGAGCTTGGAATGCAAATGCCGAGGATATGCCCGTTTATCCAACTATAGCGGCACAGTTTAACGATGAGGGAGTAAATCGACTTTTTAAAGCGTTGGTTGATACTATCAATGGCCATTACAGCTTAAATTGGGAAACAGCGCTCTATAATAATCCTGAACCGGCAGAAGATATTCAGGCCCAAGCTATTATTCCCGGTAAACGGCAGCGCTATTTGTCTGAAATTTCTGAAAGTATTCGCGACTATCACAGTTGGGCGGAAAAACAGTCTGAAATTGCCAGTAAACTGGATGAAGTGGAAGGGACTCTTGAGCAGATTGAACGATGGGATCCCGATGGGTCTGATAATTTTGAAGACCGTCTGCAAACCATGCGTGAGCACTGGTTAAGCAAGCTCGATTCGCGCTGTAAGAAAATCCTTGAAGGCTGGGATGAACTCTATGATGAGTACCGCTCGGAGTACGTAGAGGTACAGGTGCGAGATCGTACTTTTAAGAATAAGATGTTTAGAGAATCGCTAAGTGGACTTGATATTCCAAGGGTAGCTTTGCCTAAAACCAAGCACAAAGGAGAGCAGCTAAAGTTTGCCCTAAAAGAAAATCTTCCGGGCTATTATCCATTTACAGCGGGTGTATTCGAATTTAAACGTGAAGGTGAAGATCCTACTCGAATGTTTGCTGGAGAGGGTACCCCGGAGCGCACCAATAAGAGGTTTCATTATCTAAGTGAAGGCATGCCGGCTGCACGGCTCTCGACGGCATTTGATTCGGTAACGTTGTACGGTGAGGACCCAGATCACCGTCCCGATATTTACGGGAAAATTGGGAATTCAGGCGTTAGTATCTGCACGCTTGATGATATGAAAAAACTCTATTCCGGTTTTGAGTTAACGTCTCGCAAAACTTCAGTTTCAATGACGATTAATGGGCCGGCCCCGATGATCTTGGCGATGTTTATGAATACCGCTATTGATCAGGAGATAGAACGATATTTAAAAGAGAACGGTAAGTGGGAAGAAGCCCAAAAGAAGATTAAAGCATATTTTGAGAAGCGAGATGTAGACGCTCCCCAATATAATAGCGAGCTACCGGATACTAACGATGAATTTGGGTTAGGTTTATTGGGTATTACAGGTGATAAGTTGGTGGATGATGAGGTGTATGAGGAGATTAAAGAAAAAACACTCTCTGTTGTGCGTGGTACGGTACAGGCCGATATTCTCAAAGAAGATCAGGCGCAGAACACCTGTATTTTCTCTACGGAGTTTGCCCTGAAGATGATGGGAGATATTCAACAGTATTTTACAAACCATGAGGTGAGAAACTATTATTCAGTTTCTATCTCCGGTTATCATATAGCAGAAGCCGGGGCTAACCCTATTACACAGGCTGCCTTTACGCTGGCCAATGGTTTTACATATGTGGAATATTACTTGTCGCGTGGAATGGATATAGACAAGTTTGCGCATAACCTGTCATTCTTTTTTAGTAATGGATTGGACCCGGAATATGCGGTTATCGGTCGTGTAGCCCGACGTATCTGGGCCGTAGCGATGCGGGAAAAATATGGTGCGAATAAACGATCACAGAAGCTTAAGTATCATATTCAAACCAGTGGTCGTTCGTTGCACGCTCAAGAGATACAGTTCAACGATATCAGAACAACCCTGCAAGCATTACTTGCGATCTATGATAACTGTAACTCGTTGCATACCAATGCTTATGATGAGGCTATTACTACACCTACTGAAGAGTCTGTGCGGCGCGCTCTGGCCATTCAGTTGATCATCAATAAAGAGATGGGTACGGCTAAGAATGAGAATATAAACCAGGGATCGTATTTCATTGAAGAGATGACTGATTTGGTGGAGGAAGCGATACTCTCAGAATTCGATCGGTTGACAGAACGAGGTGGGGTACTTGGTGCGATGGAAAATATGTATCAACGGGGTAAAATACAGGATGAAAGCCTGCACTATGAGTCTAAAAAACACAGTGGTGAGAAACCGATTATTGGTGTTAATACCTTCCAGAATGATGAAGCTGATGGTACCGAAGAGGAGAAGGAAGTTGATTTAATTCGCTCTACTAAAGAAGAGAAAGAACAACAGATTGAAAGTCTGCAAGCATTCTGGAAACGCAATGAACCTGAAGCTGAAGAGGCTATTGAACGACTGAAAGAAGTTGCCCGTAACAATGGAAATACATTTGAAGAGCTGATGGAAACGGTAAAAGTAGCTTCGCTGGGACAGATTTCTCGGGCACTCTACGAAGTAGGTGGACAGTATCGTCGCAATATGTAA
- the mprF gene encoding bifunctional lysylphosphatidylglycerol flippase/synthetase MprF — protein MKKVLKKLTPFISIIFFGVALWFLDQKLQQYELAEITAQLSEIPNLYIGFSLILSFFSYLLLTGYDALGVDYIGEELETGKIIRAGYVGYAFSHNIGLALITGGSIRYRIYSAWGFSGMQVTQIVAFSAFTLWIGFCAVAGLALLLATPNLPADVVVPFVSLRVLGIILLVMVVAYVWGSAVVKKELSFKNWSFKFPSLTLSLKQVSIASVDWLLAASVLYVLLPEVGVSFFSFVGVFLLAQIVGLFSQVPGGLGVFESVMLLYLSNFMEGSQVLGILVVYRIIYYILPLLGALIVLGYQEYIVNRQKVHALKDKALDWVPRVVPQVMSFSVFVGGAILLFSGALPSEVPRMQWLQHFIPLPVIEMSHFFASLVGAALLVLAGALQRRIDGAYHATIGLLIFGILFSILKGADYEEAILLAIMLMALVPCRTEFHRKAPLFSQSFSGRWFTLILMVLASAVWLGVFSYRHVEYQKELWWEFTLMGDAPRYLRATVAALGFAVIVGLVKLLRPRRKAFGKPDVKDLEIVRAVLEKQGNAAANLALSGDKELMINESENGFIMFTRESRSIIALGDPVGPEEEIEEMVWEFHEDCTNDDKWPVFYKVSSNYLDYYVDLGLTLFKIGEEALVPLGNFDMDKRLENPVKPNVERMENAGYEFEVVGREYVEQNSADFHRISKEYLEYKEREERGFSVGQFSKKYLQEFPIAIVKKDEAMIGFANILTSANNDELALDLLRYKPEVPESIVDFMLVRSIFWGKEHDYKYLSLGMAPLSGMDEDDYSPGWNRLAKFVYTYGENFYGFKSARLYKSKFNPQWKARFLVCPGGWALPRVISHLRNVVSRRYTHFLREGSSDSK, from the coding sequence ATGAAGAAGGTTCTTAAAAAATTAACACCTTTTATAAGTATTATCTTTTTTGGGGTTGCTTTATGGTTTTTAGACCAAAAGCTGCAGCAATATGAACTCGCGGAGATAACAGCACAACTTAGTGAGATCCCCAACCTTTATATTGGATTTTCGTTAATCTTATCATTTTTCAGCTACCTGCTTCTTACCGGCTATGACGCTCTGGGAGTAGACTATATCGGGGAAGAGTTAGAGACGGGAAAAATAATTCGGGCCGGTTATGTGGGCTATGCCTTTAGCCATAATATTGGTTTGGCCCTTATTACAGGTGGTTCTATCCGGTATCGAATCTATTCTGCATGGGGCTTTTCGGGTATGCAGGTTACCCAGATTGTGGCTTTTAGTGCTTTTACCTTATGGATAGGTTTTTGCGCTGTTGCGGGTCTAGCACTGCTTTTGGCCACACCAAACCTTCCAGCTGATGTAGTGGTGCCTTTTGTATCTCTTCGAGTGCTGGGCATTATTTTGTTAGTGATGGTTGTAGCTTACGTATGGGGGAGTGCGGTAGTGAAGAAAGAACTATCTTTTAAAAATTGGTCTTTTAAATTTCCAAGCCTCACGTTATCTCTCAAGCAAGTTTCCATAGCATCTGTAGATTGGTTGTTAGCTGCTTCGGTGCTATATGTGTTGCTTCCGGAGGTGGGAGTAAGCTTTTTTAGTTTTGTAGGTGTCTTTTTATTAGCACAGATAGTGGGTCTTTTTAGCCAGGTACCCGGGGGGCTAGGGGTCTTTGAGTCGGTCATGCTGCTTTACCTATCGAACTTTATGGAAGGTTCACAAGTGTTGGGCATCCTCGTGGTCTATCGTATCATCTATTACATTCTTCCCCTGTTGGGCGCCCTCATCGTATTAGGGTATCAGGAGTATATTGTGAACCGCCAAAAAGTGCATGCGCTCAAAGATAAGGCATTGGATTGGGTACCGCGCGTGGTACCCCAAGTAATGAGTTTCTCTGTTTTTGTTGGTGGTGCTATACTCTTGTTTTCTGGAGCACTACCTTCGGAGGTACCCCGGATGCAGTGGTTACAGCACTTTATTCCACTTCCAGTTATTGAGATGTCTCACTTTTTTGCCTCTTTGGTAGGAGCGGCATTGTTGGTATTAGCAGGTGCGTTACAGCGCCGTATTGATGGTGCCTATCATGCTACCATTGGGTTGCTCATATTTGGAATCTTATTTTCTATACTCAAAGGGGCCGACTATGAGGAAGCTATACTATTGGCAATAATGTTAATGGCATTGGTACCGTGTAGGACTGAATTCCATCGTAAAGCTCCCCTCTTTAGCCAGTCATTTTCAGGTCGATGGTTTACACTTATTCTAATGGTCTTGGCGAGTGCTGTGTGGTTAGGAGTGTTTTCTTATCGCCATGTGGAGTATCAGAAAGAACTTTGGTGGGAATTTACGTTGATGGGAGATGCTCCTCGTTACCTGCGGGCAACAGTAGCAGCACTAGGTTTTGCCGTTATCGTGGGACTTGTCAAGCTGTTACGGCCCCGGAGAAAAGCATTTGGCAAACCTGATGTTAAAGACTTGGAAATAGTACGTGCCGTTCTTGAAAAACAGGGTAACGCTGCGGCGAATTTGGCTCTTTCTGGGGATAAGGAATTAATGATTAATGAGTCGGAGAATGGATTCATCATGTTTACCCGTGAATCCCGCAGTATTATTGCTCTTGGTGATCCTGTGGGGCCGGAAGAAGAGATTGAAGAGATGGTCTGGGAATTCCATGAAGACTGTACAAATGATGATAAGTGGCCGGTATTTTATAAAGTAAGCAGTAACTACCTTGATTACTACGTTGACCTGGGACTTACCCTATTTAAAATTGGAGAAGAAGCGCTTGTGCCATTGGGTAATTTTGATATGGATAAACGTCTTGAAAACCCGGTAAAACCAAATGTAGAACGTATGGAAAACGCCGGCTATGAATTTGAAGTAGTGGGGAGAGAATATGTGGAGCAAAACAGTGCTGATTTCCATAGAATTTCAAAGGAGTATTTGGAATATAAGGAGCGGGAAGAACGTGGGTTTTCGGTAGGTCAGTTTAGTAAAAAGTACTTGCAGGAATTTCCTATAGCTATTGTTAAAAAAGATGAGGCCATGATTGGTTTCGCAAATATACTAACTAGTGCGAATAATGATGAATTGGCTTTAGATCTGCTTCGTTATAAGCCGGAAGTACCGGAGAGTATTGTTGATTTTATGCTGGTTCGTAGTATCTTTTGGGGCAAAGAACATGATTATAAATATTTAAGCCTTGGTATGGCCCCCCTTTCAGGTATGGATGAAGATGATTATTCACCAGGATGGAATCGATTAGCCAAATTTGTTTATACCTATGGAGAAAATTTTTACGGTTTTAAAAGTGCACGATTATATAAAAGTAAATTTAACCCTCAGTGGAAGGCTCGATTCTTGGTTTGTCCTGGCGGATGGGCACTGCCACGGGTCATATCTCATCTAAGGAATGTTGTTTCAAGGAGATACACACATTTTTTACGTGAAGGATCATCTGATTCCAAATAA
- a CDS encoding Ig-like domain-containing protein encodes MKLYSWISVAILGILFVVGCATPSSPTGGPPDKEGPKIIKTEPQTGTTNFTGQEIILHFSEFVDRASLEQAIILEPDVGLSFDLDWGRKSVAVEFDRAIPDSTTLIVTVGTDFKDVNNNKLAAPKKVAVSTGDEIDDGKLTGRVLNAQTGNGAEGDRILLYREPVDLSQKANYIAETDTGGTFNFSYLSEGRYKAFWVDDRNRNKIWDRQNERTQPFKDEFVELEDGDTDTLGTIYKTPVDTTKPSLQGIGLFSSQRLRMRFSENVVLTDSINVLITDTTGNVQSDAYPLYVQPGERFVMFAYSTEDLVESGNYRIDISGLVDEFGNPLSKVEQHFTGSAQEDTTRQRIIERNSVSGYYPEDPFTITYAKPIEGSLLRDSLKVVEGDSLVERWPNVKMDKNKFSILPGKQWKDGVTYEVRLWDPAIEDYRKFSPEIWHSSRMGALNALVEDSTVSNVRLEIINDEAEFYRDTVFSDSIEIKQLPPLKYTVIAYEDLNDNGNWDFGRVDPFKAPEPYFIQKDVPVEKAMTGELTIIF; translated from the coding sequence GTGAAGTTATATAGCTGGATCAGTGTAGCGATATTGGGGATTTTATTTGTTGTTGGCTGTGCTACTCCATCGTCACCGACAGGTGGACCTCCTGATAAGGAAGGACCTAAAATTATTAAAACAGAGCCCCAGACTGGTACTACTAACTTTACAGGTCAGGAGATTATTTTACACTTTTCTGAATTTGTTGATCGGGCTTCACTGGAGCAAGCTATTATTTTGGAACCCGATGTGGGCCTCTCTTTTGATTTGGACTGGGGGCGTAAATCGGTTGCCGTGGAATTTGATCGGGCAATACCGGATTCTACTACCCTCATCGTTACTGTTGGTACAGACTTTAAAGATGTAAATAATAACAAGCTCGCTGCGCCGAAAAAGGTGGCAGTTTCAACAGGAGACGAGATTGATGATGGGAAATTGACAGGGCGTGTACTGAATGCCCAAACAGGAAATGGAGCTGAAGGGGATCGGATATTGTTATATCGCGAGCCGGTAGACCTGTCTCAAAAGGCAAATTATATTGCAGAAACAGATACCGGTGGAACGTTTAACTTTTCATACCTTAGTGAGGGCAGGTATAAAGCATTTTGGGTAGATGACAGAAACCGGAATAAAATATGGGACCGACAAAATGAACGTACTCAACCCTTTAAAGATGAGTTTGTTGAGCTTGAAGATGGTGATACCGATACCCTCGGCACGATCTACAAAACGCCTGTCGACACTACAAAACCATCACTCCAGGGAATAGGGCTTTTTTCTTCTCAGCGGTTGCGAATGCGCTTTAGTGAAAATGTTGTTCTTACGGATAGTATCAATGTTTTGATAACTGATACAACGGGGAATGTCCAATCAGATGCGTATCCCCTATATGTGCAACCAGGCGAGCGATTTGTTATGTTTGCATATAGCACAGAAGATTTGGTAGAGTCTGGGAACTATAGGATCGATATATCCGGGCTTGTTGATGAGTTTGGAAATCCATTATCCAAGGTAGAACAACATTTTACAGGTTCGGCCCAAGAAGATACAACACGCCAGCGTATTATAGAGCGTAATAGTGTATCGGGATATTATCCTGAAGATCCATTCACAATAACGTACGCTAAACCTATTGAAGGATCTTTACTGCGAGATTCGTTAAAAGTGGTAGAAGGGGATAGCTTGGTAGAGCGCTGGCCAAATGTAAAAATGGATAAGAATAAGTTTTCTATTTTACCTGGTAAACAATGGAAGGATGGAGTAACGTATGAGGTTCGGCTGTGGGACCCTGCTATTGAAGATTATAGAAAGTTTAGTCCCGAGATATGGCATTCTTCACGGATGGGGGCCTTGAATGCATTGGTAGAAGATTCTACTGTAAGTAATGTTCGGTTGGAAATTATAAATGACGAAGCAGAATTCTACCGTGATACCGTATTTTCTGATTCTATTGAAATAAAACAGTTGCCGCCGTTAAAATATACAGTCATTGCATACGAAGACTTAAATGATAACGGGAACTGGGATTTTGGGCGTGTTGATCCTTTTAAAGCACCTGAACCCTATTTTATTCAAAAAGATGTACCTGTTGAGAAAGCAATGACGGGCGAACTTACGATCATATTTTAA